A window of Clostridium taeniosporum genomic DNA:
TTTATATTAATATCTTTTTTTACTACTCCACCACCAGTTGATATTACCACATTATCATACTTTATTATTTCCTTACAAGCCTCAGTTTCTATATCTCTAAAATAGTTTTCACCTTTTTCAAAAAGCTCTGAAACTGTTTTTGATGTTTTTTCTTCAATATATATGTCCATATCTATAAATTTTAATGATAATTCTTTAGCTAGAATTTCTCCAATGGTAGACTTTCCACATCCAGGCATTCCAATTAAAAATATTATATTTTTCATAATATATTTTCCTTATTTAAATTCTTTATTTATAT
This region includes:
- a CDS encoding shikimate kinase, whose amino-acid sequence is MKNIIFLIGMPGCGKSTIGEILAKELSLKFIDMDIYIEEKTSKTVSELFEKGENYFRDIETEACKEIIKYDNVVISTGGGVVKKDININILKENGLVIFIDRPVERIISDIDVSKRPLLKDGKKRVIKLYNERYHLYKKASHEIVINDKTIDKVVTEIKKIIYDN